From the genome of Magnolia sinica isolate HGM2019 chromosome 12, MsV1, whole genome shotgun sequence:
GTTGAAAATCATTatctgctgctatttatggtgtggtccagatgatctttggatattattcattttttggataatctataactatctctaaaaatatattaacagtgtagatataataaatacatcactgtggggcccatataactttgatctcatttgaaccgttcgtacaactcgaagctcaaggAGCGTCATTACTCGTCTTCGCACGCCACGTACCTAGCCTAACTACAagcctacagcagctatatagtatAACTGGTGACTAGTGTGTGGTATACTGGTACTaacagaaatggattggctactcctcctgctGGTGTTCggtgatttgtgggccccaccatgatgtatgtatttcattgatgccattcatccatttttgcagatcattttaaggtttgatacaaaatattagagggataaaaatctcaagtggaccacaccacaggaaaacaataatgattggatatcctccattaaaatcctcctaaggcccactatactgtttattcaacatccaatctgttgattaggttatacagacccagatgaagggacaaaacaaagatcagcttgatctaaaacttttatgaccccccaaaagtttttaatggtcaattttcattcaacactgtttcctatagtgtggttcgcttgggattgggatatacctcatttttggtttcatatgataaaatgatctagaaaaatagatggacggcatggatgaaacacatacatcatggtggggcccacagagaaccgaccatcagacattcctctcctctctctctaaaTCCCTATCTCtgtttttctctcctctttcaaaatctctctctctctctctcatgtttaatTTCAAAaccaagggagtagccaatccgtttccggtactgactactgagtaaactctattggggcacatcgtgaatgcatgtggtttatccactccggatcgggtcgaatcggatcggtccggattgacaaTGATCCGATCCCAATCTAAAAATCATTCGGATTTGAATTAATtaactcgatccgcaccgatccaagccgtcggttcggttaggatcgggtctgatcgggtcagaTCCATCGGATCGGATAtgttttgcccagctctaccaGCTAGCGGCTGGGCCGAGCCGAGTCGACTTGTGCCTCAATTCGGCTTgatcgtgtacacctctaatgttCGAATTGGCTGATTAGTGGacgatcaaatggacggttaaatgaAATTTTTTCAAAAGGTCCAAATTCAGCAAACAAAAAGCCCATTATTCAGCTGCtaggatcatcccatcaatctTATTATGAGATTATGATAAAAGGAGGAAATATGGTCTCTTGTTGCAGAGGATACGGAACATGAGGGGCCCATGTTTTGATCATCGGTAAGCTGTTGCTCAAAAAGTcttctagattggaagatcctaacccttctgTTGGTGGGCTTCAAATGAATGGCTGAGAAAAAAAGTACAACAACAACAGCCCGCATTCAACATACACGGGAGGTCTGGTATCTTCTAATTTGGTGATTTTCCGGGCATCCTCATCCACAAATGGGGCCCATCAGATGTTGTATACGTGCTAAGGTCATTATCAACACGCTCTGCAATTTGGCACATGTGTGCCGAATCTGGACCACTAATCGGATAGGTCCGACCATGAACATGCTCTGACCAAAAAAGCCTGGACACCTCTCTCAGGATGCCTACCGTCTatgagaagaaaatgagaaaaatgacACATGTTGTGTATTACAACACGCTCTTGTGGTCCATTCCGATGAGTGTCCCACCTTAATTTTTTGTCACGAAATGCTCACGATGAGATCCACATGATGAAAGGTTCCGATCCTTCACTCATGGGTCATGTAGGCACGTGTACCACAGGGGTTGCACTTCTATTTTAAGTGATATTTAAACTACGTCCCTTGTGAAATCTTGCATGGAGCGCATGCACGCAGTGCTCGTGCCTCTTTCTACAACAAGCAACGTATTAACAAATGAGCACGTTCCACAAACGATGAATTATATGATCATCCACACGCAGATGTGctgtagaagtggggcccatggttcattaATCAGGCCACTGGTCTGCTGATCCCATCTTGGATTGACCATGCGACGAGAATCTTGTCCAttggaccattgaaacctttgaaTCTGTGGCCTGAGAATACAAAGTCAACAAGTGGAATAATCAACGGTCTAATTCAACTCACTAAGGGTTCTAGCcacggcccaccatatgaacggtttggatcattggaaaggAGCCTGCTCCGGTGGATAAAGCCCCGGTGTATCTTATTGCATTAAGGGTGTATATTCAttctcggacgcggattgcctgtgcccCGGGCAAGGAAGTTGCTGTAGTCAgaagctgtgtgggacccacagggaTTTCCgtatcaaatccactccgtccatcagttttaaagACCATAATAGGATATAATTATGAAAATCAGACATATTCAGAACTCATTTGTGCCACacaataagaaacagtgggaataaaaatgTCAACCGTGAAACCTTTCTGGAccagaccatgatgtttatatgctatccaaaccgttcacaggaTTATTACCACACAGATAAACTGTGagtacaaatatcatcctgattcttgggccccacaaagcttccaACGGTGGCCGTTTAATCCctgctgtttcgtgtggtgtgacccacacgagTTTTGTATCTGTctgatttttagttttattatctATTtttgtcttgcaaaactgatggacggagtggatttgtgactGGCATCTCCGTGAGCCAACACAGCTTCCGACTACAATAATATTCTGTGCGggatactctggctgcgtatgacgcttgatacgcaggcactgagaAATGGTTGTCAtgcatgtattaactcaaattatACAGACTAAATGTAGAATCCACTGTTACAGTCCAAAAAGCAGATTTCTTAAATAATCCAAACCTCTGTTTTGTGGACACTTGATTTCTGAAACAAGACCATGGGATACTCTTATGAAATTTGCAAGTAATTAACAAGTGCCTGAGCAACAACCACACGCTCATCCAGAgtattaaaggttttttttttttttttttctcaactaACTAAACCTCCACACGATAGCTCTAACAACCCATGAAATCCCACAAACAAGCGTCCCTTATTTAATCATCTCAACCtctctataaataccccacttcaATTTCTCATCACCACCACTCATCACAGTCCCCCATCTCCTCCATATCTTTCTAAACTCTTTTGATTCCAAACTGCAATGGCTTGTAAGACTTGCTTCTTCTTAAGTGTCCTCCTTGTGGTCCTATTATTGGGCCCCAGACCGTCCCGTGCGGCCCGCCATTTGCTGGATACTGAGCTCGTGGCCCCACCACCAGTGGAGCCCACTCTGCCAACGTTCCCAACTCTGCCGAAGCCTGAGTTGCCGCCTTCTCCTGCAGTGCCGGCAATGCCGAAGCCCACATCACCGCCATTGCCTGAGGTCCCGGTGATGCCGAAGCCCATGTCACCGCCATCCCCCGCAATGTGGACGACACCGAAGCCCACATCGCCGCCATTGTCCGAGACGCCGGCAATGCCCAAGCCCACATCGCCGCCATTGCCCGAGACACCGGCAATGCCGAAGCCCACATCGCCGCCATTGCCCGAAGCACCGGAGATACCCAAGCCCACACCGCCGCCATTGCCCGAGACACCGGCAATGCCGAAGCCCACATCGCCGCCATTGCCCGAGGCGCCGGAGATGCCAAAGCCCACATCACCGCCATTGCACGAGTCACCGACAATGCCGAAGCCCACATCGCCGCCATTGCCCGAGGCACCGGCAATGCCGAAGCCCACATCGCCGCCAACGTCAGAGGTGCCAGCAATGCCCAGGCCCACATCGCCGCCATTGTCCGAGGCACCGGCGATGCCGAAGCCCACATCGCCGCCATTGTCCGAGGCGCCGGCGATGCCAAAGCCCACATCCCCACCATTGCCCGAGGCACCGGCAATGCCGAAGCCCACATCGCCACCATTGCCTGAGGCGCCGGCAATGCCGAAGCCCACATCACCGCCGTTGCCTGAGGTGCCAACGATGCCGAAGCCCACATTTCCGCCATTGCCGGGAGTGCCGGAGATGCCAAAGCCCACATTGCCACCATTGCCTGCAGTGCCAACCATGCCTAAGGTCACAGTGCCACCACTACCATCCATCCCAACCGTCCCGACCCTCCCTTACATCCCAACCCTTCCTTTGGTCCCATCCATCCCTCCACCGCCATCAGGCACTAgcccatgatggcccacctatcaTACTACACTTCATGTTGGTGTAACATTGGGTTTTAGTGGAACATCAATAACACCATTTTTAGTAGAAGTTCTTTGATTGTGAGGGAGTGTCACGTGGGAACTAGTATTGCATGTGCGAGATCTTTGTTAGCACGTGTGGTGCCACTGCCACGtttgttgttttatttatttattattattattatgtatttAGGAGGATTTGTGATGTTTATTGGATTTGCAGTTTAAGATTCATAATTTCTGAGGTTTGATTAGCTCACGTGTGGCACTTGTGAAAGATCCAAGCTGCCAATCAAGTGCGGTCCACCATGCAGACTCTCCTGAACAAAAGCAAGCAGCTCCAATGGACACGGATTTCCTCCGAAAGCCTTTGACAGGTAGTTCTGCGCTgcgatgctgggtggggcccaccgtgatgtttgtgacaaatccagcccgtccatccgtttcgagAGCTCGTTTTAGGGTAACCAagaaaaaatgaggccgatctaaaactcaagttagCCACACTAGAGGCAAagttggggaaagaaattcctaccgctgaaactttcctgggattcaccttgatgtttatatgccatccaaaccgtttataacgtcattcctaccaggatgaagtgaaaacataaaaagcttagcctgatacaaaagttttatatccataccaatgtttcaacggtggtcattgaatccccactgtttcctctcgtgtggccaacttgagtcttggatccgcctcatttttctttcaatgtcctaaaatgagctccgaaaacgaatggacagggtagattttacacaaacatcacggtgaggcccaagccgtccatttgtttctaacTTTGGAGTTCACATCCATGAGTAGACTAGGTTGATTTTTCAGCAGGGCATCTGCACATTGtgatcacctgatggatggcttggatctcacacattaGTGCCAAGCTGGCATGTGGTGGCGTTTAGATAGGCTGCTTTATAGATGCACGGCTTCTTGATCACCCAAGGATATGCACAGTATAGTTGAGTTTCCACTCCGTACAAGTAAGGGCCATTTCTCATGAATCTAAGCCGTTGGTCTTAAATGATCTACTGCAGATGGGCCATGTACCAAAACCATTATCTATGTGGCAATCTGAACCCTTTGATTGGTTGTCTGTAAATAGACACTattaatgatgtagagcgggtcgcggacactttcatggccaagataaaTTAGAAAAGGGCCGATTGGATATGgaggtgatctggaccgtcaaaacttaaaatgaattatttcacaaaccggaatgagccaTCCAacttaccatatatgattttggagtaagaccaactactttagccacccaaccccactacgTCCGGCTGCGCATGCCGGATTTACAAATACCACCAGATCCACGGTTGAaattctattttaatttcattttttctatttatagtaagttttagtttgattataattcttcaacCATTGGGCTTTactcaacatgaaaagtgcttggaATAAGTAAGAGAACAGCTAATAATTTCCGAATTttttagaatattatttctattttcttgcttctttgttttttttttttttttttcccttaattatCCTTGAgtaagacggtgctcgacctctgCACGTCCTCCTGCGTCAAGTAAGAAGAGAAGTACAACAATGGCCAAAGGTTCATATTAGAAAATGACATATTtcggtggctaggatcttccaatccggAAGACTTTAGGGCCCTAGTCCCATGAACGATGGGGTTCACCTGACAATGATCAGGATCGGTGGACCACGGCCTCACTTGTACCAACCGAAAACCATAGCCTACTGTGCATATAATCTTATGATCCAAATGGTTCCAAACAAATGTCCATTATTCAGAgactaggatcatccaatcaatctgTTTTGGGATTACGACAAAAGGCAGAATTTATGGTTTGTTGGTGAGAGGATCACGAGGGGCAAGACAGATCAACGGcaaggatatgcttcaattttgggctcgtgccctaaaatgagctggcaaaacagatcaacggcaaggataaaacatgtCAGGGTCACTACCCCGACCAGGACATAGCTAGATATGGACGGACCTGTCAGgggctttatggggcccaccgtgatatatattctatccaaaccgtccatccattttgaaggatcattttagggcataaacccaaaaaggaggcagatcgaaggctctagtggaccacaccacaggaaacagtggggattcgaatgcctaccactgaaaacctctttggaggccacagaagttttggatcaagctgatgtttatgttttccctttcatccaagtctatgtgaccttatgaacagcttggaggcaaataaacaccaagctgggccctaagaaggtttcaccaGTGAGGATCcttgtcaccactgcttcctgtggtgtgatccactggagCCTTTGCTCTGCCtacttttttggatcatgccctaaaatgatatttcaaaatggatggacggcttggataaaacacagatatcacagtgggtcccatccctctctagctaggtcctggtgaggGTAGTGCCCAATCCGCACACCTTGATTCGTTTTCAAATAAAATCTTTTAAGTGGTTTGTAGGATTCCAACCCAAAATGTCAAGCAGTCGACAAAACAGCAAACCAACAGCACCACCACTCCTTCAATTAACAAACATCCAGTCAAGTCGAATAAAATCTTCGAATCAACTCGATCCAACTGGATATCGAGTCCCCTAGGGTTTTCGGGTTTTTTAAAACTATGGTTTTATATCATACAAGTGCACATACAGCACACACGCACATTGAGCGCACTCACATTCATGCACATGCAGTCTAATGCAGAAAGAAAACTGCAATTAAATGAAATAGATATCGAAGTTtgaaatctctaaaaaaaaaacttcaattaaggaaattaattttaaaaaaacaactAAAAAATGGTCGCAATTAACGGTTTATTGGCAGATAGCAGTGTTTAATTTACACGTCTGTTTGCTATTCATGCCAAAGACAAAGGTAAAAGAATTTACATATCAAGGACCCaagaaagattaaataaataccTGACCGCCCAATgtgtgtttgtgttttttttaatcattttgagCCTCCAttgcagtggaccacaccgttgCTAAACGTATCCTTGCGCTTCAGACACGGCCTACTTAATCCCCATATACGAATCGTACGGTCGTCACTGGCTGATGCCAACATATGCGGGTTTGCAGGATTCCAGCTGACGCAGTTGACGGCACCGGAATGACCGGGCAATGCTTCTATGAGGTCCCCTGTGCTTCTATGCCATATGTAAACCTGCAATGACACGTTTCCAATGATAGAGAGACTGATGGAAATAAAGATTTCTTATCTTTCTTTTTCGCCAAATCGACTGGACACCGACTTGACTCGACAAGAATTCATGCCTGTCTCTAAGAAACTCGGCCACGAGCTTGACTCGGTTTGGACTTGACAAGACACGTCGAGTCTGTCAGGTCGATATGACTCCAACCCCAACTGAGTCAGTAGCTCAGTCAGCAGCCTTTTAGTATAGAAGAAGAAAATGCAGGCAACAGTAGCTCAGTCAGCAACCCCAACCTGCGACATTGCTGTTGGATGCACAACCCTGTTGCCAGGGTTCCATGCACTGAAGCTACACTTCTCTATCTTAACGACtttagagctttgctaagtgcacacgTGTGCACCATacgtgtgccagcatggcacataggtgcaagatccaatccatccattaggttggtcaGACCTACATGTTTTcctaaaaataaatctggtctacTCAGCATGGGGCCACCAGTATTGGAAACAGGCGGAGAGGTTCGTGAACTTAGCCAAGTCTTTCAAAGCTGTAAATTTGCTTTGCAAATTGTGGCTCGCCtcaccagtggatcaacctgattcttcaGCTAGGGCATGAATATAGTGGGTgcccttctgatggatggattggatctcggatcGATCGTGCTATGCTAGCACGCATGCCATGTATAAGAGCTTTATTGCAATCAACTatgagcttagcaaagctcatgaCTTGAAATATCTATTCACACGTGCAATATTCCTCATTATAAATTTATGATATTGGATCGAGTTAATTTAAAACTCATtcgagtcttcgagtcaacccgACCCGACTGGACATCGAGTCGAGTAGAGCTTTTGGGTTTTGAACTATGACATTTACACCCTATGCTTTTTACAAATTTGACCTTTTTTCTATATTTAGTATTCGAATAGTAGCAGAGTGTGTGGATGGAGAAGAGGATGTGCATATGAGGGTGATTTTTTAGATGAGAAATGTAACTCAGGATTTAAAAAGAGAGTGTGAAGATCACTTGTGGGCATGATGTGAATTTTGGAAATGCATGGATCTACTTGATGTGAGTGAAAATAGAGAACTGATCACATACAGGCAATGGTACATTTTTCCCCCCAACACACCACTTGTGCAGGACATGAATACCATGAAAACAGTGGGCCCCTCCAACAGATTGGAGATAACATAAGACTCTCAGCGATGGATCAGAAACATTGGTGTTACTTTCTTACAGAGAGAGAGGGTGATAGATTTGGAGGTGGGTCTCAAGGATTTTGTCATGAGTTGTATAGATGAGTTGAGTCCTGAGGTCTTGATTCTGGGATTTTTGGAATGGATGATTTCTCACCATCCCCTCCTTATTTTTTGCCGTGGTCGTCTCGTTCTTCCTTGGTGTTATTCGTTTGGTTTCTAATAAATCACGGTcacaactttaaaaaaaatataaataataaataataaaataataaaaagaaagcaagaaatgcAGCCCTGATAAACGGGAACCGGTTGTAGGGGAAAAAAGCTTTCTTTCAATAAGCATTCATACGAGAGGTGCACTCCTGTGGGACCAGTACCAC
Proteins encoded in this window:
- the LOC131220825 gene encoding vegetative cell wall protein gp1-like, whose protein sequence is MACKTCFFLSVLLVVLLLGPRPSRAARHLLDTELVAPPPVEPTLPTFPTLPKPELPPSPAVPAMPKPTSPPLPETPAMPKPTSPPLPETPAMPKPTSPPLPEAPEIPKPTPPPLPETPAMPKPTSPPLPEAPEMPKPTSPPLHESPTMPKPTSPPLPEAPAMPKPTSPPTSEVPAMPRPTSPPLSEAPAMPKPTSPPLSEAPAMPKPTSPPLPEAPAMPKPTSPPLPEAPAMPKPTSPPLPEVPTMPKPTFPPLPGVPEMPKPTLPPLPAVPTMPKVTVPPLPSIPTVPTLPYIPTLPLVPSIPPPPSGTSP